The following are from one region of the Bradyrhizobium septentrionale genome:
- a CDS encoding ABC transporter ATP-binding protein encodes MTATDAHIASQPSPDSAPGTEAAVQPALSIGNVSHSYGPRRALIDVSFTVAPASFTALLGLNGAGKSTLFSLVTRLFGIQHGQIKIFGHDISRTPGEALRLMGVVFQSRTLDLDLSLTQNLLYHAALHGISRREARARSAEVLGRIGLADRAGSKVRDLSGGQMRRLEIARALLHRPRLLLLDEATVGLDVKARADILDHVRQLVTEQGIGVLWATHLFDEIMPNDDLVVLHQGRMLAHGPVARVVAEAGAQDVNTAFMRLTGTATLSGRPPS; translated from the coding sequence ATGACCGCAACCGACGCCCATATCGCGAGCCAGCCCTCGCCGGACTCAGCTCCCGGAACAGAAGCGGCGGTGCAGCCGGCACTGTCGATCGGCAATGTCAGCCACAGCTACGGGCCGCGGCGCGCCCTGATCGACGTCAGTTTCACCGTCGCGCCGGCAAGCTTCACCGCGCTGCTGGGCCTCAATGGCGCGGGCAAGAGCACGCTGTTCTCGCTGGTGACGCGGCTGTTCGGCATCCAGCACGGCCAGATCAAGATCTTCGGCCACGATATCAGCCGGACGCCCGGTGAAGCGCTGCGGCTGATGGGCGTGGTGTTCCAGTCCCGTACGCTCGATCTCGATCTCTCGCTGACGCAAAACCTGCTCTATCACGCCGCGCTGCACGGCATCTCGCGGCGCGAGGCACGGGCGCGCAGCGCCGAGGTGCTCGGCCGCATCGGCTTGGCCGACCGCGCCGGCAGCAAGGTGCGCGATCTCTCGGGCGGCCAGATGCGGCGGCTCGAGATCGCCCGCGCGCTGCTGCACCGCCCCAGGCTGTTGCTGCTCGACGAGGCCACCGTCGGGCTCGACGTCAAGGCGCGCGCCGACATTCTCGACCATGTCCGGCAGCTCGTCACTGAACAGGGCATCGGCGTGCTCTGGGCGACGCATCTGTTCGACGAGATCATGCCAAACGACGACCTTGTCGTACTGCATCAGGGCAGGATGCTGGCACACGGCCCGGTCGCGCGCGTGGTCGCGGAGGCCGGTGCACAGGACGTCAACACCGCCTTCATGCGCCTGACCGGAACGGCCACACTTTCGGGGAGACCGCCGTCATGA
- a CDS encoding YVTN family beta-propeller repeat protein — protein MWRRCLLTGMLIWLAAAPASAFVAYVSNEKGNTVTVIDTNSWTVTKTIKVGQRPRGIEFSRDGRFVMVAVGDDDTIQVIDTKTQEIVDTLPSGPDPELFAQDAAGKTMYVANENDNTVTVIDLEKRARIGDIQVGVEPEGMTISPDGKILINTSETTNMAHFIDTATRQIVANVLVDSRPRFAQFKHNSSELWVSSEIGGTVSIIDPVKHEVTGKINFEIPGLRSEAIQPVGIGMTKDDKTAFIALGPANRVAVVDASSHKVIKYLLVGQRVWHMDFTPDEKYLLVTNGVSNDVSVIDVAAQKVIKTIQVGELPWGITIAQP, from the coding sequence ATGTGGCGCCGCTGTCTGTTGACCGGGATGCTGATTTGGCTTGCCGCGGCGCCGGCGTCCGCTTTCGTTGCCTATGTCTCCAACGAAAAGGGCAACACGGTCACGGTGATCGACACCAACAGCTGGACGGTGACAAAAACCATCAAGGTCGGCCAGCGGCCGCGCGGCATCGAGTTTTCGCGCGACGGCAGGTTCGTGATGGTAGCAGTCGGCGATGACGACACGATCCAGGTGATCGACACCAAGACCCAGGAGATCGTCGACACCCTGCCCTCCGGCCCCGACCCTGAACTGTTCGCCCAGGATGCCGCCGGCAAGACCATGTATGTCGCCAACGAGAACGACAACACGGTCACCGTGATCGATCTCGAAAAGCGCGCCCGGATCGGCGACATCCAGGTCGGCGTCGAGCCCGAGGGCATGACGATCAGCCCGGACGGCAAGATCCTGATCAACACCTCCGAAACCACCAACATGGCGCATTTCATCGACACCGCGACGCGCCAGATTGTCGCCAATGTGCTGGTCGATTCGCGGCCGCGCTTTGCCCAGTTCAAGCACAACAGCTCTGAATTGTGGGTATCGTCCGAAATCGGCGGGACGGTGTCGATCATCGATCCCGTCAAGCACGAGGTGACGGGCAAGATCAATTTCGAGATTCCGGGCCTGCGGAGCGAGGCGATCCAGCCGGTCGGCATCGGCATGACCAAGGATGACAAGACCGCGTTCATCGCACTTGGCCCGGCCAACCGCGTCGCGGTGGTCGATGCCAGCAGCCACAAGGTGATCAAATATCTCCTGGTCGGCCAACGGGTCTGGCACATGGACTTCACCCCCGACGAAAAATATCTGCTGGTCACCAACGGCGTCTCGAACGATGTCTCGGTGATCGACGTCGCGGCCCAGAAAGTGATCAAGACCATTCAGGTCGGCGAACTGCCCTGGGGGATCACGATCGCGCAGCCATGA
- a CDS encoding ABC transporter permease, with translation MSSTTVTPERSGFSLSEYIVCLNGIVWREALRFLHQRERFVSALVRPLVWLFIFAAGFRQVLGISIIPPYETYILYEVYIAPGLMAMIQLFNGMQSSLSMVYDREMGNMRTLLVSPLPRGYLLFCKLLAGTAVSLLQVYAFLVIAWFWDIAPPTIGYLTVLPALVLSGLMLGALGMLISASIKQLENFAGVMNFVIFPMFFASSALYPLWRVQEGSPMLYYVCQCNPFTHAVELIRFALYGKMNWVSLAVVGGCTVVFMIGAILAYDPSRGLVRRGPGGGEA, from the coding sequence ATGAGCAGCACGACGGTGACGCCCGAGCGAAGCGGCTTCTCGCTGTCCGAATACATCGTCTGCCTGAACGGCATCGTGTGGCGCGAGGCGCTGCGCTTCCTACATCAGCGCGAGCGCTTCGTCTCGGCCCTGGTCAGGCCGCTGGTCTGGCTGTTCATCTTCGCCGCCGGCTTCCGTCAGGTGCTCGGCATCTCGATCATCCCGCCCTATGAGACCTATATCCTGTACGAGGTCTATATCGCGCCCGGCTTGATGGCGATGATCCAGCTCTTCAACGGGATGCAATCCTCGCTGTCGATGGTCTATGACCGCGAGATGGGCAACATGCGCACGCTGCTGGTCAGCCCGCTGCCGCGCGGCTATCTCCTGTTCTGCAAGCTGCTCGCCGGCACCGCGGTCTCGCTGCTGCAGGTCTACGCTTTCCTCGTCATCGCGTGGTTCTGGGATATCGCGCCGCCGACGATCGGTTATCTCACCGTGCTTCCGGCGCTGGTGCTGTCGGGCCTCATGCTCGGCGCGCTGGGCATGTTGATCTCGGCCAGCATCAAGCAGCTGGAAAATTTCGCCGGTGTGATGAACTTTGTGATCTTCCCGATGTTCTTTGCATCGTCGGCGCTCTATCCGCTCTGGCGCGTGCAGGAAGGCAGCCCGATGCTGTATTATGTCTGCCAGTGCAATCCGTTCACCCATGCGGTGGAGCTGATCCGGTTTGCGCTGTATGGTAAGATGAACTGGGTTTCGCTCGCGGTGGTCGGCGGCTGCACGGTGGTGT